Genomic window (Vicia villosa cultivar HV-30 ecotype Madison, WI unplaced genomic scaffold, Vvil1.0 ctg.000327F_1_1, whole genome shotgun sequence):
TGCATGTTAGTAGTACCCTGATAGCAGGAAAAGATTTAATACATGTAATTTAAAGATGATAATAAGCGCGtaataaataatgataataagGCTGTGTTTGTAGTTAAAATGTTAGAAAGAATGGTTTATTGTGTTTCTTCTGGATGCAGTGAAGAGAGGTATGGCAAAGAATTTAATAAGCCGTCTAAGAGCAAAATAAACCAAGAAGGACCAAGTAACATTACAAAAGAAAGGGATTCATACAGGAAGGGAAAAGAAGTTATggaagaggttgaagatgaccacgTTTCAATATCATCAGATATGGAAGGGTAAGTATAATTAATTTATGTTATATGTTTAAAACTATATAGAAGTGTCGTATTTGTAAATGTATATTCCGTTTTAGTATTAGATTTGGTTAATTATATAATagttttaaatgtttatttgaaATACAGGCATAATGATGATTCGGTTGTAATTCAAAATGAAAAAAGTTGGATTAAGGTAGTTACAAACCCACCATCAATGGGCACGCAAGTTCTTATAAGTTCTTAATAAAACAATAAGTTATGTATGATTTAAATTAAAGTGACCGAAAGTATTCCATTTGCTAATGTCTGTAATTTATAATGAATTGTAGCAAATTCCTGCTGAGGTCATAACTGGGTGTGAATTGGAAGGCAAGAACACCATTGGGCTGTATGACACGGACAGACGCAGGGCCTACAATTGTGTGCTCaagaagagagaagataagaATGAAATGTTTCTTTGCAGGGGGTGGTATGAGTTTGGGAAGAGCAGGACTTTCAAGAAAGGTGATGTTTTGCAATTCACCATTAGGTACCCACCTGTCGAAGAAATTCTGGTCTGTGTTGTCCGTGGGAATTACTGAAGAATGTGTTGCTGatatattatgtgttgttttaTAATTCTGTGAACTATTTTGGCTTTTTAAGAAAGTTTAATTTCATTTTGTTGTAAACAATTTATGGATAACCATACAGGATAGTATCAGTACTTTTTTTTAATTGGTAATTATAGTAGTAATTTTATATGAATGGGTgctggatatatatatatatatatatatatatatatatatatatatatatatatatatatatatatatatatatatatatatatataatatataactatagtattaattttaaaagaattagAAAGTTGTTAACTTTAAGTTGTTCTGTCTGTTTTAGAATTTCAAATGGTGTGTGTGTGATATATGTAGGCTTCTGTTTTGGATTCTCAGATTATATTAATTCTTAACCCTTTTTTGAATATGGTAACTTTAAAATAGATgtgaaattttattaaaataagaaaGGAACCGTGTGTTGGGCTTTGGAATGTACCCAAAAAACTCAGATGATGCATTTATCAGGTTCAGTATTTGTAATTTAATACCAACACTACAACAATCAACCCCATGACAATTTGAACAACACTGGATTACAAAATGATACTAATTAAATGGATTATAATTAGACATTTTCAAAGACTTCTTTGAATACCACGTTGGTGGTAGTGTCTGCCGCTTCATTGTCTTTGTCGTGGATTAGTATCTTGAGACCGTTTTTGCTTTTCACTCTTGATATTGCAACGTACAACTGACCGTGGCTGAAGACATTCCTTGGCAGATACAACCCAACATAGTCTAACGACTGACCTTGCGACTTGTTAATCGTCATTGCGTAGGACACAATGATTGGAAATTGCCTTCTTGTTAATTTAAAAGGCCAGGGTGATTGTGTTGGAGAGATATCCATTCTTGGAATATAAAATGAACTTCCGATATTTTTAACGGAGATAATCCTTGCCTCTATAACATGGTCGGCCAATTTTGTAACAATGAGTCTTGTACCGTTGCACAACCCTTCAGATTGATCGATGTTTCTCAGGAGCATTATAGGGGTCCCAACTTTAAGTCTAATGCTGTGTTGTGGAAGACCGGATGCCGTCAGGGTGTTCAAAAATTCCGTTGTCAAAGCATCAAAAGAATCGCAAGCATTAGTGTCCATTTGATCAACTGAGTCGGAGCTCAAAAAAATCTTTTCATCTCCTACATAATTTCAATCTAGGTAAAAGATTGTATCAGAatgtaaaaa
Coding sequences:
- the LOC131626878 gene encoding uncharacterized protein LOC131626878, encoding MLISNFDEPIKAIIDSTYPNFLQNYKDPQYLQCRAILAGTLETVDVVNRYALDMIPGDEKIFLSSDSVDQMDTNACDSFDALTTEFLNTLTASGLPQHSIRLKVGTPIMLLRNIDQSEGLCNGTRLIVTKLADHVIEARIISVKNIGSSFYIPRMDISPTQSPWPFKLTRRQFPIIVSYAMTINKSQGQSLDYVGLYLPRNVFSHGQLYVAISRVKSKNGLKILIHDKDNEAADTTTNVVFKEVFENV